The Hyphococcus flavus genome contains a region encoding:
- a CDS encoding MBL fold metallo-hydrolase: protein MRNFIAMAALLAPFSLAQAHDPAAQATYLGNEGVMVARGETKILFDAFYANSYGQYALVPDEISKAMLNGDAPYDGIDAIFVSHVHGDHFTAEPAIEYMRTQQDVSLYASVQIKDAFLEAGVNEDDPVMKRIHVYDLSPESDPVSIKLDDISVDVVSIPHAGNRPEIQNFAWRVTLDDETTVIHLGDAGTVTADFERHGDHFASRDHDAAFPPYWFYLNDEGRSILETYIGATQTIGVHVPERAAGNGDHWRAEAGGDLFTDPGETRDLTEKPAKTD from the coding sequence ATGAGAAATTTTATTGCGATGGCGGCTTTACTGGCGCCGTTTTCATTAGCACAGGCACATGACCCGGCGGCGCAGGCGACCTATCTCGGCAACGAAGGCGTGATGGTCGCGCGCGGCGAAACGAAAATTCTGTTCGATGCGTTTTACGCCAACAGCTATGGGCAATATGCGCTGGTGCCGGATGAAATTTCAAAAGCCATGCTGAACGGCGACGCGCCCTATGACGGGATCGACGCTATATTCGTCAGCCATGTGCATGGCGATCACTTCACCGCCGAACCGGCCATAGAATATATGCGCACGCAACAGGACGTTTCGCTTTATGCCTCCGTACAAATCAAGGATGCATTTCTAGAAGCCGGTGTGAACGAAGATGATCCGGTGATGAAGCGCATTCATGTCTATGACCTTTCGCCTGAAAGCGATCCCGTTTCAATTAAACTTGACGATATATCAGTTGATGTCGTCTCGATTCCCCACGCCGGAAACCGTCCCGAGATTCAGAACTTCGCATGGCGCGTGACGCTGGACGATGAAACGACCGTCATCCACCTCGGGGACGCCGGGACAGTGACCGCAGACTTTGAGCGGCACGGCGATCATTTTGCCTCACGCGATCATGACGCCGCGTTTCCACCTTACTGGTTCTATTTGAATGACGAGGGCCGCAGCATTTTGGAAACTTATATCGGCGCGACGCAGACCATCGGCGTCCACGTGCCTGAACGCGCCGCCGGCAATGGCGACCATTGGCGGGCCGAGGCAGGCGGCGATCTGTTCACCGATCCTGGAGAAACCCGCGATCTGACTGAGAAGCCCGCCAAAACCGACTAG
- a CDS encoding L-aspartate oxidase: MNSEILIIGAGVAGLYTALKLSPRPVTVITARPLGKGGASIWAQGGLAAAVGENDTPNLHFADTMQAGVGLVDPEAASILVDGGKRVVEDLINYGVQFDRDEDGNLVLGREAAHCRDRIVHATGDQAGAAIMEALIRAARAANHITILERIVVEDLLTDDNGVVGGALIYDVEAGERAAFDAGETVLATGGLGGLYAVTTNPTPAQGHGLAFAARAGAVIRDPEFVQFHPTALNVGVDPAPLATEALRGAGATLVNKDGRAFMSDYDKNGDLAPRDVVARAVEAEIKEKRGAFLDAREAVGAKFPESFPTVFAACQSAGIDPRTALMPVAPAAHYHMGGVMTGLDGKSSVEGLWAVGEVASSGVHGANRLASNSLLEAIVFGGRIADQLREKEITAPDEPGAPADRMDLPSKPADAEAIKTLREAMSAGCALIRSQDALLDVIDVIHELNEHPSMTSGLKSALVTAELIAQGALMREESRGGHYRSDFPETEEDAFHTEICATDAYDEEDGDE, encoded by the coding sequence ATGAACTCCGAAATCCTCATCATCGGCGCGGGCGTCGCCGGGCTTTATACAGCGCTGAAGCTCAGCCCCCGGCCGGTCACCGTCATTACCGCGCGCCCGTTGGGCAAGGGCGGCGCCAGCATCTGGGCGCAGGGCGGGCTCGCCGCCGCTGTCGGTGAAAACGACACGCCCAATCTTCATTTCGCAGACACCATGCAGGCGGGCGTAGGCCTCGTCGATCCGGAAGCGGCAAGCATTCTCGTCGATGGCGGCAAGCGTGTCGTCGAAGACCTCATAAACTACGGCGTTCAGTTCGACCGCGATGAAGACGGCAATCTTGTTCTCGGCCGCGAGGCCGCCCATTGCCGCGACCGCATCGTCCACGCCACGGGCGATCAGGCGGGCGCCGCCATTATGGAAGCTTTGATTAGGGCGGCGCGTGCAGCCAACCATATCACCATCCTTGAACGGATCGTCGTTGAGGATTTGCTCACCGACGACAACGGCGTCGTCGGCGGCGCGCTGATCTATGACGTTGAGGCTGGCGAACGCGCCGCGTTCGATGCTGGCGAAACCGTACTCGCCACCGGCGGGCTTGGCGGGCTTTACGCCGTCACCACGAACCCGACGCCAGCGCAGGGGCACGGCCTCGCCTTCGCCGCGCGCGCGGGCGCTGTCATTCGCGATCCGGAATTCGTGCAGTTTCATCCCACCGCCCTCAATGTCGGTGTCGATCCCGCTCCGCTCGCCACTGAAGCGTTGCGCGGTGCAGGCGCCACACTCGTCAACAAGGACGGCCGCGCCTTCATGAGCGATTATGACAAAAACGGCGACCTCGCCCCGCGCGATGTGGTTGCGCGCGCTGTGGAAGCTGAAATCAAGGAAAAACGCGGGGCGTTTCTGGATGCGCGGGAAGCGGTCGGCGCGAAGTTCCCTGAAAGCTTCCCGACCGTTTTCGCCGCCTGCCAATCCGCCGGGATTGATCCGCGAACGGCGTTAATGCCGGTCGCTCCGGCTGCGCATTATCACATGGGCGGCGTCATGACAGGTCTCGACGGCAAGTCGAGCGTTGAAGGCTTATGGGCGGTCGGCGAAGTCGCCTCCTCCGGCGTGCACGGCGCCAACAGACTTGCCTCCAACTCACTGCTTGAAGCCATCGTCTTTGGCGGGCGCATTGCCGACCAGTTGCGGGAAAAAGAAATCACCGCGCCGGACGAACCGGGCGCCCCGGCGGACCGCATGGATCTGCCGTCGAAACCCGCCGACGCTGAAGCGATCAAAACATTGCGCGAGGCCATGAGCGCGGGCTGCGCCCTGATCCGCTCGCAGGATGCGCTTCTCGATGTCATCGACGTCATTCATGAGCTGAACGAGCATCCGTCCATGACCAGCGGTCTCAAAAGCGCGCTCGTCACGGCTGAGTTGATTGCACAAGGCGCGCTCATGCGCGAAGAATCCCGCGGCGGGCATTACCGAAGCGATTTTCCGGAAACGGAAGAAGACGCTTTCCACACCGAAATCTGCGCAACGGACGCCTATGACGAAGAGGATGGGGACGAATGA
- a CDS encoding cell wall hydrolase, with translation MTKRKRINKTRRQVSNHTHNSHDVNWTLRSLFAAGVLSLCAVASAMSATINASRAEADRQERLALEREAELVTDLANFLAAETAATRQALDGPRLKPAKATGDIISEDDPIRALASFDFAELTVAKADADERRCLAQAIYYEARSEPRIGQLAVADVVLNRVASSLYPNTICTVVFQGSERRTGCQFSFTCDGSMQARLNKRKWTASEELAGAILAGLRAPISRNATHYHANYVTPYWSAKLTPTATIGTHKFYRFPSRTAKTAAPAAM, from the coding sequence ATGACAAAGAGAAAACGCATCAACAAGACGAGACGACAGGTGAGCAATCATACTCACAATAGCCACGACGTTAACTGGACCCTGCGCAGCCTGTTTGCTGCTGGCGTGCTTTCCCTGTGCGCCGTTGCAAGCGCCATGAGCGCGACCATCAACGCAAGCCGCGCCGAAGCTGACCGTCAGGAACGGCTCGCTCTTGAACGCGAAGCGGAACTCGTCACGGATCTTGCCAATTTTCTTGCGGCCGAAACAGCCGCCACGAGACAAGCACTGGACGGGCCGCGCCTGAAGCCGGCAAAAGCCACGGGCGATATCATCAGCGAGGATGATCCGATCCGCGCGCTGGCGTCGTTTGATTTTGCTGAACTGACTGTTGCGAAAGCTGATGCGGATGAGCGCCGCTGTCTAGCGCAGGCCATCTATTATGAAGCGCGTTCTGAACCACGGATCGGTCAACTTGCTGTTGCAGATGTCGTGCTAAACCGTGTCGCAAGTTCGCTTTACCCGAATACGATTTGCACGGTTGTTTTTCAGGGTTCGGAACGTCGTACGGGATGCCAGTTCTCTTTTACGTGCGACGGTTCCATGCAGGCGCGTTTGAACAAACGTAAATGGACAGCATCCGAAGAGCTTGCTGGCGCCATTCTGGCTGGATTACGCGCGCCGATCAGCCGCAACGCCACCCATTATCACGCCAATTATGTAACGCCTTACTGGTCAGCGAAACTGACGCCGACTGCAACCATTGGCACGCACAAATTTTACCGTTTCCCGAGCCGAACGGCGAAAACGGCTGCTCCGGCGGCGATGTAA
- the nadC gene encoding carboxylating nicotinate-nucleotide diphosphorylase, producing the protein MNISPLSPLIIEDAVARALKEDFGDAGDITTNATIPAAAKATAVIAARKSGVIAGIDAAVTAFRMVDPSINVHVTNGDSTRVERGDAILNLEGSACGVLSAERVALNFLGHLSGIATATAALVDAVKGTNAKIVCTRKTTPGLRAFEKYAVRCGGGCNHRFGLYDAVMIKDNHIAAAGSIKDALAAARSAVGHTVKIEVEIDHLNQLDDALSSGADIVLLDNMTAGQLREAVNQTQGRAILEASGNITVETVRAIAETGVDVISSGWITHSAPSLDLGLDFE; encoded by the coding sequence ATGAACATATCGCCGCTCTCGCCTCTCATTATTGAGGACGCCGTCGCCCGCGCGCTGAAAGAAGATTTCGGCGATGCTGGCGACATCACCACGAACGCAACCATACCGGCCGCAGCGAAAGCAACGGCCGTTATCGCCGCGCGAAAATCGGGGGTTATCGCTGGCATTGATGCTGCCGTTACAGCTTTCCGTATGGTTGACCCGTCCATCAATGTTCACGTTACAAATGGCGACAGCACGCGTGTTGAAAGAGGCGATGCAATTTTAAATCTTGAAGGGTCGGCGTGCGGCGTTCTTTCGGCTGAACGGGTCGCATTAAACTTTCTTGGCCATCTGTCAGGCATCGCCACAGCCACCGCCGCCCTCGTTGACGCCGTCAAAGGAACCAACGCCAAAATCGTCTGCACGCGGAAAACAACGCCGGGCCTGCGCGCGTTCGAAAAATACGCCGTGCGTTGCGGCGGCGGTTGCAATCACCGCTTCGGCCTATATGACGCCGTGATGATCAAGGACAATCACATTGCTGCAGCCGGCAGTATAAAGGACGCGCTTGCCGCTGCCCGCTCTGCGGTCGGCCATACTGTCAAAATCGAAGTCGAGATTGATCATCTCAACCAGTTGGATGATGCACTTTCCAGCGGCGCCGATATTGTCCTTCTCGACAACATGACCGCCGGGCAATTGCGTGAAGCCGTCAATCAAACCCAAGGCCGCGCAATACTCGAAGCCTCGGGTAATATCACTGTAGAGACTGTCCGCGCCATTGCTGAAACAGGTGTTGATGTGATCTCTTCCGGGTGGATTACCCATTCGGCGCCGAGTTTGGATTTAGGGCTCGACTTCGAGTAA
- the ppdK gene encoding pyruvate, phosphate dikinase, with product MSENTKWVYGFGGGSAEGDASMKNLLGGKGANLAEMASLGLPVPPGFTITTDVCSEFYANDRKYPEGLKAQVSEALSKVGKTVGMDFGDKSKPLLVSVRSGARASMPGMMDTVLNLGLTDETVDGLAKLSGDARFAYDSYRRFIQMYSDVVLELDHHAFEELLETYKEGRDYFLDTEMTADDWVKVIAGYKKIVEEQLGRPFPQDPEEQLWGAIDAVFGSWRNDRANTYRRLHHIPESWGTAVNVQAMVFGNMGETSATGVAFTRDPSTGDNHYYGEFLINAQGEDVVAGIRTPQTLTKRAREAQGEDEPSMEEAMPDAYGELVKVFEKLENHYRDMQDIEFTIQDKKLWMLQTRNGKRTAKAALKIAVDMCKEGLIKENEAVCRVDPHSLDQLLHPSLDPDAPRDQVLTGLPASPGAASGEVVFNSDEAERLAQEGKAVILVRVETSPEDIHGMHAAKGIVTARGGMTSHAAVVARGMGRPCVCGAGDLKIDKSETFFTVAGRKVQKGDTVTIDGAEGRVYAGAVPTVQPELSGDFAELMTWADKARRMRVRANAETPHDAQVARDFGAEGIGLCRTEHMFFEADRIIAVREMILAESKKGREEALAKILPMQRSDFEKLFRVMTGLPVTIRLLDPPLHEFLPHSDEEIEEVAKSSSMDAQLLKDRAHKLKEFNPMLGHRGCRLGVSYPEIYEMQVRAIMEAACAIKKETGEDVTPEIMVPLVAKREELALLKVRIDEIALSVLKENNLKLDYLIGTMIELPRAALTADFIAEEAEFFSFGTNDLTQTTFGLSRDDSASFLPDYMRQGVFERDPFVTLDREGVGALVKIAVEKGRKTRPDIKLGICGEHGGDPDSIRFVEDAGLDYVSCSPYRTPIARLAAAQSKLQQS from the coding sequence ATGAGCGAGAACACGAAGTGGGTTTACGGGTTCGGCGGCGGCAGCGCGGAAGGCGACGCGTCGATGAAGAACCTGCTCGGCGGCAAGGGCGCCAATCTGGCCGAAATGGCGAGCCTCGGTCTGCCGGTGCCGCCGGGGTTTACGATCACCACTGACGTCTGTTCGGAATTTTACGCAAACGACCGGAAGTATCCCGAGGGGCTGAAAGCGCAAGTCAGCGAGGCGCTCAGCAAAGTGGGCAAGACTGTCGGCATGGATTTTGGCGATAAGTCAAAACCGCTGCTCGTCTCTGTCCGTTCGGGCGCACGCGCGTCCATGCCTGGCATGATGGATACGGTGCTGAATTTGGGCCTCACCGACGAAACGGTCGATGGGCTTGCAAAACTCTCGGGCGATGCGCGCTTCGCCTATGACAGCTATCGCCGCTTTATTCAGATGTATTCCGATGTGGTGCTCGAACTTGATCATCATGCGTTTGAAGAACTGCTTGAGACTTACAAGGAAGGGCGCGACTATTTTCTCGATACGGAAATGACCGCCGATGACTGGGTCAAGGTCATCGCCGGTTACAAAAAGATTGTCGAGGAACAGCTCGGGCGGCCATTCCCGCAAGACCCGGAAGAACAGCTTTGGGGCGCCATCGACGCTGTCTTTGGTTCATGGCGGAATGACCGCGCCAATACCTATCGGCGCCTGCACCATATTCCCGAAAGCTGGGGGACGGCCGTCAACGTACAGGCGATGGTCTTCGGCAATATGGGCGAAACTTCCGCGACGGGCGTTGCGTTTACGCGCGATCCGTCGACGGGGGACAATCACTATTACGGTGAATTTCTCATCAACGCTCAGGGCGAGGATGTGGTCGCCGGTATCCGCACCCCGCAAACCCTGACGAAACGCGCGCGTGAGGCGCAGGGTGAGGATGAGCCCTCCATGGAAGAGGCGATGCCGGATGCTTATGGCGAACTCGTGAAGGTATTCGAGAAACTCGAAAACCACTATCGCGACATGCAGGACATCGAGTTCACCATCCAGGACAAAAAACTGTGGATGCTGCAGACACGTAACGGCAAGCGCACGGCGAAGGCGGCGCTTAAAATCGCCGTTGATATGTGTAAGGAAGGTTTGATCAAGGAAAACGAAGCGGTTTGCCGCGTTGATCCGCACTCGCTTGATCAGCTCCTGCATCCGTCGCTTGACCCTGACGCGCCGCGCGATCAGGTGCTGACCGGACTGCCGGCGTCGCCGGGGGCGGCGTCAGGCGAGGTCGTCTTCAACTCAGACGAAGCCGAACGCCTGGCGCAGGAAGGTAAAGCCGTCATTCTCGTTCGCGTCGAAACAAGCCCTGAAGACATTCACGGCATGCATGCGGCCAAAGGTATTGTCACGGCGCGCGGCGGGATGACTTCCCACGCCGCAGTGGTCGCGCGCGGCATGGGACGACCTTGCGTCTGCGGCGCCGGTGATTTGAAGATCGACAAGAGCGAGACGTTTTTCACCGTCGCCGGCCGCAAGGTTCAGAAAGGGGACACGGTCACCATCGATGGCGCCGAGGGCAGGGTTTACGCCGGCGCGGTGCCGACCGTACAGCCGGAACTGTCTGGTGATTTTGCCGAGTTGATGACATGGGCTGACAAGGCGCGCCGCATGAGGGTGCGGGCCAACGCAGAAACGCCCCATGACGCTCAGGTTGCACGCGATTTCGGCGCCGAGGGCATTGGACTTTGCCGGACGGAACATATGTTTTTCGAGGCGGATCGCATCATCGCTGTTCGTGAAATGATCCTGGCGGAAAGCAAGAAAGGCCGCGAGGAAGCGCTTGCAAAAATTCTGCCTATGCAGCGTTCTGACTTTGAAAAGTTGTTCCGTGTGATGACGGGGTTGCCGGTAACAATCCGGTTGCTGGATCCGCCTTTGCATGAATTTCTTCCGCATTCAGATGAAGAAATAGAAGAAGTGGCGAAATCCTCCAGCATGGATGCGCAGCTTTTAAAAGATCGCGCCCATAAATTGAAAGAGTTCAACCCGATGCTCGGGCATCGCGGATGCCGCCTTGGCGTTTCTTATCCGGAAATCTATGAGATGCAGGTGCGCGCAATCATGGAAGCCGCCTGCGCTATCAAAAAAGAAACCGGCGAGGATGTAACGCCTGAAATCATGGTGCCGCTGGTCGCCAAGCGCGAGGAGCTGGCGCTTTTGAAGGTGCGCATTGACGAAATCGCGCTCTCTGTTTTGAAAGAAAACAACCTCAAACTCGATTATCTCATCGGTACGATGATCGAGCTGCCGCGCGCGGCGTTGACGGCTGACTTTATTGCAGAGGAAGCGGAATTCTTTTCTTTCGGCACTAATGATCTGACGCAGACAACCTTTGGCTTATCGCGGGATGATTCCGCATCATTCCTGCCGGACTATATGCGTCAGGGCGTTTTCGAGCGCGACCCGTTTGTCACGCTCGATCGCGAGGGCGTTGGGGCGCTGGTCAAAATCGCCGTTGAAAAGGGCCGTAAGACAAGGCCCGACATCAAGCTCGGCATCTGCGGTGAACATGGCGGCGACCCCGATTCGATCCGGTTTGTCGAGGATGCAGGACTCGATTACGTCTCCTGCTCTCCATACCGAACGCCCATCGCCCGTCTTGCTGCAGCGCAATCAAAACTTCAGCAATCGTGA
- a CDS encoding NUDIX hydrolase — protein MPDAPSPSLATNVAIALNAVIAVVDGDQPKVLTVRGPDRTLALPYGPFDPERHRTFEIGVREWVERQTHVSLGYIEQLYTFGDKGREAPAAALAESIGERIVSVGYLALAPEAADLIGSDALWHDWYALFPWEDWRDGEPKVLRERIIPALNAWTARGRNADMKRDRMARLNLAFGLGGFNWEEERTLDRYELMYEAGIVIESWRDREAANLALPSGDRSEAKAIGHAMISDHRRILATAIGRLRGKLKYRPIIFEMVGSTFTLLQLQQTVEAIVGFKFHKQNFRRSVEKSGFVENTGETTSDQVGRPAALFRVNREGLKDRAASGLAIPRLRRAND, from the coding sequence ATGCCTGACGCACCATCGCCATCGCTCGCGACCAATGTCGCCATCGCGCTGAACGCTGTGATTGCCGTGGTCGACGGCGACCAGCCAAAGGTGCTCACTGTGCGCGGGCCCGACCGCACGCTCGCATTGCCCTATGGTCCGTTTGATCCTGAACGCCATCGCACGTTTGAAATCGGCGTACGCGAATGGGTGGAACGGCAAACTCATGTCTCGCTGGGTTATATCGAACAGCTTTACACATTCGGCGATAAGGGACGCGAGGCGCCGGCGGCGGCGCTCGCCGAAAGCATTGGCGAGCGAATTGTATCCGTCGGCTATCTTGCGTTGGCGCCGGAAGCAGCGGACCTGATTGGCAGCGACGCCCTGTGGCATGACTGGTATGCGCTGTTTCCTTGGGAGGATTGGCGCGACGGCGAACCAAAAGTCCTACGTGAACGGATTATTCCTGCCCTCAACGCGTGGACTGCACGCGGACGCAACGCGGACATGAAACGCGATCGCATGGCGCGATTAAATCTCGCCTTTGGTCTTGGCGGTTTTAACTGGGAAGAAGAACGCACGCTCGACAGGTACGAATTGATGTACGAGGCCGGCATCGTCATTGAATCATGGCGCGACCGGGAAGCGGCCAATCTCGCCCTTCCTAGTGGCGACAGATCAGAAGCCAAAGCCATCGGCCACGCCATGATCTCCGATCATCGCCGCATCCTTGCGACCGCTATTGGCCGATTACGCGGCAAGCTGAAATACCGCCCGATCATTTTTGAAATGGTCGGCTCTACATTCACGCTTTTACAATTGCAGCAGACTGTCGAAGCGATTGTCGGTTTCAAGTTCCACAAACAGAACTTCCGCCGCAGCGTTGAAAAATCCGGGTTCGTCGAAAATACCGGCGAAACGACAAGCGATCAGGTCGGCCGCCCGGCCGCGCTTTTCCGCGTGAACCGCGAAGGGCTGAAAGACCGCGCCGCATCCGGTCTTGCTATACCCCGTTTGCGGCGGGCAAATGATTAA
- a CDS encoding MBL fold metallo-hydrolase, translated as MKATNFLTGTAAFILSACAPEIDKPAQTQQCDVSLLILGVAQDAGKPQIGNSEDPAWADPSLRRLATSIALIDRRGETPKRWLFEATPDIKEQLHRLNEAAPAANALDLGGVFLTHAHIGHYAGLMMFGHEAAGAQYVQVFAMPRMADYLAQNGPWGQLLSKHNIFIAIMSENEPEQLAEDISVTPFLVPHRQEYSEVAGFNIQGPNKSAIFIPDIDSWEDWDAQETRIENKIAEVDYAFLDATFFANGEIPGRDMSGFPHPFVSHSMERFAPLPDAEKSKVWFIHMNHTNPLLNPRAPERAAVNRAGFNIADEGQEICL; from the coding sequence ATGAAAGCAACAAACTTTCTAACTGGAACCGCTGCTTTCATTCTGAGCGCATGTGCGCCTGAAATAGATAAACCTGCACAAACACAGCAATGCGACGTTTCATTACTCATCCTTGGCGTGGCCCAGGATGCAGGCAAACCGCAAATCGGGAATTCGGAAGACCCAGCCTGGGCTGATCCCTCATTACGGCGGCTTGCCACATCTATCGCGTTAATTGACCGGCGCGGCGAAACACCAAAACGCTGGCTGTTTGAAGCAACGCCCGACATCAAGGAACAACTTCACCGCTTAAATGAGGCGGCGCCGGCGGCGAATGCGCTTGATCTTGGCGGGGTATTCCTGACCCACGCGCATATCGGACACTACGCAGGGTTGATGATGTTCGGCCATGAAGCGGCGGGGGCGCAGTATGTTCAGGTTTTCGCCATGCCGCGCATGGCAGATTACCTCGCGCAGAACGGGCCATGGGGTCAACTGCTATCGAAGCACAATATCTTCATCGCCATCATGAGCGAGAATGAACCGGAACAACTCGCAGAAGATATTTCCGTGACGCCGTTTCTCGTGCCGCACCGGCAGGAATATTCAGAAGTGGCGGGCTTTAACATTCAGGGTCCAAACAAATCTGCGATCTTCATTCCTGACATCGACAGTTGGGAAGACTGGGATGCGCAAGAAACCCGCATCGAAAACAAAATCGCCGAAGTCGATTATGCTTTCCTGGACGCGACTTTTTTCGCCAATGGCGAAATTCCCGGGCGCGATATGTCCGGCTTTCCGCATCCCTTTGTTTCTCACTCAATGGAGCGATTTGCACCGCTGCCAGACGCGGAAAAATCAAAAGTCTGGTTCATTCACATGAACCACACCAATCCGCTTTTAAACCCGCGGGCGCCTGAACGCGCCGCCGTTAACAGGGCGGGCTTTAATATTGCTGATGAAGGCCAGGAAATCTGTCTGTAA
- a CDS encoding DUF2490 domain-containing protein codes for MSFILCKAFKFCVAALALADVVCAGVNAADHDSELWLTSEAKFPLDEKWTLKAQVNGRFSNFADRLGQTRIMANLSRDVGNGLVITAGYGHIITRNPDMPNRNEDRLWQSLNWNIDKSDNHSLVLRTQLEQKFIIGDLGWRARQRLFLTRALDENIYIYGSGEGYFQLNNTRWGAQSGFEQLRLGSGVGFTLRDGVVAEIGYLNRLKVVDSAEDKMSHIVGVTMKFQP; via the coding sequence GTGTCTTTCATTCTTTGCAAGGCGTTTAAGTTTTGTGTTGCGGCTTTGGCCTTGGCTGATGTCGTCTGCGCCGGCGTAAACGCTGCCGATCACGATTCCGAATTATGGTTGACGTCAGAGGCAAAGTTTCCGCTCGACGAAAAATGGACCTTAAAGGCGCAGGTGAACGGGCGATTTTCAAACTTTGCTGACAGGCTTGGACAGACACGAATAATGGCGAACTTGTCACGCGATGTTGGCAACGGATTGGTTATCACTGCTGGGTATGGGCATATCATTACGCGAAACCCGGACATGCCGAACAGAAACGAAGACAGGCTGTGGCAGTCGTTGAATTGGAATATTGATAAATCAGATAACCATTCTCTGGTCTTAAGAACGCAGTTAGAGCAAAAATTCATTATTGGCGATTTGGGATGGCGCGCGCGTCAGAGACTTTTTCTGACCCGGGCGCTTGATGAAAATATCTATATCTACGGATCGGGGGAAGGGTATTTTCAACTCAATAACACGCGGTGGGGCGCGCAATCAGGGTTCGAGCAATTGCGCCTTGGCAGTGGCGTAGGGTTTACGCTGCGAGACGGGGTGGTTGCTGAGATAGGCTATCTCAACAGATTGAAAGTCGTCGACTCTGCAGAAGATAAAATGTCCCATATCGTAGGCGTCACGATGAAATTTCAGCCATGA
- the nadA gene encoding quinolinate synthase NadA translates to MPAFGDESLKTALPFNDEVRAKTDHLYEKVKDRIPEIEWRLHAPYIAAINDLKKQKNAVILAHNYMTPEIFHCVGDFAGDSLQLAKEAAKSDADIIVQAGVHFMAETSKILAPEKTVLIPDRQAGCSLAASLTGADVRLLKQKYPGVPVVTYVNTTADVKAETDICCTSSNAVEVVEQAAQEFGTDTVILIPDQYLAKNVAAMTDIKIVTWAGACEVHERFTADDIREIREGTPGVIVLAHPECPPDVLAEADFAGSTSGMSNYVKDKQPENVVLITECSMSDNVALENPNVNFVRPCNLCPHMKRISLPKILRALQTMEHEVLIDPEIIEKARKPIERMIALPLKRQSMYNHQRKPEVAAIEARV, encoded by the coding sequence ATGCCTGCATTTGGCGATGAGTCCCTGAAGACCGCGCTCCCCTTCAATGATGAAGTGCGCGCAAAAACCGATCACCTTTATGAAAAGGTGAAGGACCGGATTCCGGAGATCGAATGGCGTCTGCACGCGCCCTATATCGCAGCGATCAACGATCTTAAAAAACAGAAAAACGCCGTCATCCTCGCGCATAATTACATGACGCCGGAGATCTTTCACTGTGTTGGCGACTTTGCTGGGGACAGTTTGCAGCTCGCCAAGGAAGCAGCGAAATCCGACGCGGATATAATCGTTCAGGCGGGCGTCCACTTCATGGCGGAAACGTCAAAAATTCTCGCGCCCGAAAAAACCGTGCTGATCCCTGACAGACAAGCGGGTTGCTCGCTCGCCGCTTCCTTGACGGGCGCGGACGTACGCCTCCTCAAACAGAAATATCCGGGCGTGCCAGTGGTGACTTATGTAAACACCACCGCTGACGTCAAAGCCGAAACCGATATCTGCTGCACGTCGTCCAATGCCGTTGAAGTCGTCGAACAGGCGGCGCAAGAATTCGGCACCGATACGGTCATCCTGATCCCCGACCAGTATCTCGCGAAGAACGTCGCCGCCATGACCGACATCAAGATCGTTACCTGGGCCGGCGCCTGCGAAGTGCATGAGCGTTTCACGGCGGACGATATTCGCGAAATCCGCGAGGGCACGCCGGGCGTTATCGTCCTCGCCCACCCGGAATGCCCGCCGGACGTGCTGGCCGAGGCCGATTTCGCCGGATCGACCAGCGGCATGTCGAATTACGTTAAGGACAAACAGCCCGAAAACGTCGTGCTGATCACAGAATGTTCGATGTCGGACAATGTGGCGCTAGAAAATCCGAACGTGAATTTCGTGCGGCCGTGTAACCTCTGCCCGCATATGAAGCGCATTTCCCTGCCGAAAATTTTGCGCGCACTGCAAACCATGGAACATGAAGTGCTGATCGATCCCGAAATCATCGAAAAAGCGCGAAAGCCCATCGAGCGGATGATCGCCCTGCCCTTAAAGCGCCAGTCCATGTATAACCACCAGCGCAAGCCGGAAGTGGCGGCGATTGAGGCGCGGGTTTAA